A genomic segment from Glycine soja cultivar W05 chromosome 18, ASM419377v2, whole genome shotgun sequence encodes:
- the LOC114396343 gene encoding cinnamoyl-CoA reductase 1-like → MSSGAGKVVCVTGASGYIASWIVKFLLNRGYTVKATVRDTSDPKKINHLVGLDGAKERLHLYKANLLEEGSFNSVVQGCHAVFHTASPFYHNVKDPQAELLDPALKGTLNVLKSCVNLPTLERVVLTSSVAAVAYNGKPRTPDVVVDETWFSDPGFCRESQMWYTLSKTLAEDAAWKFVKENNIDMVTINPAMVIGPLLQPVLNTSAASILNVINGAQTFPNASFGWVNVKDVANAHILAYENASANGRYCLVERVAHYSEIVKILRDLYPTLQLPEKCADDNPYVPIYQVSKEKAKSLGIEYTPLEVSLKETVDSLKEKKFTNF, encoded by the exons ATGAGCAGCGGCGCTGGAAAGGTGGTGTGTGTCACCGGCGCTTCCGGTTACATTGCTTCCTGGATAGTCAAATTCCTCCTCAATCGCGGCTACACCGTTAAGGCCACCGTTCGCGACACAA GTGATCCGAAAAAAATAAACCACTTGGTTGGCCTCGACGGTGCTAAGGAGAGGCTGCACCTCTACAAGGCGAATCTTCTCGAAGAAGGTTCCTTTAACTCTGTCGTTCAAGGTTGCCATGCTGTGTTTCACACTGCTTCTCCCTTTTATCACAATGTCAAGGACCCCCag GCTGAATTGTTAGACCCAGCTTTGAAGGGGACTCTCAATGTTCTGAAATCGTGTGTAAACTTGCCGACGCTGGAACGCGTTGTTTTAACCTCTTCTGTTGCTGCAGTTGCGTACAACGGAAAGCCTCGAACTCCCGATGTAGTAGTTGATGAGACTTGGTTTTCTGACCCGGGTTTCTGTAGGGAATCACAG ATGTGGTATACACTTTCAAAGACTTTGGCCGAAGATGCTGCCTGGAAATTCGTAAAAGAGAACAACATTGACATGGTTACTATTAACCCAGCAATGGTGATAGGACCTCTCTTGCAACCAGTCCTTAACACAAGTGCTGCTTCAATTTTAAACGTAATTAATG GTGCACAAACATTTCCAAATGCATCTTTTGGTTGGGTCAATGTGAAAGATGTTGCAAATGCCCATATTCTAGCATATGAGAATGCTTCAGCTAATGGAAGGTATTGTTTGGTGGAGAGAGTGGCACACTACTCAGAAATTGTGAAGATTTTACGTGATTTGTACCCGACATTACAACTTCCAGAGAA GTGTGCAGATGATAACCCATATGTGCCAATATATCAGGTATCCAAAGAAAAGGCAAAGAGCTTGGGGATTGAATATACTCCTTTGGAAGTGAGCCTCAAGGAGACTGTGGATAGCTtgaaagaaaagaagtttaCCAACTTTTAA